Within Desulfolithobacter dissulfuricans, the genomic segment ACCGAGAAGGGATGCGATCTGGGCATGGACATAGTCAACCAGCTCTTTGCCCGCGGTGTGCTGATCAACTTTGCCGGTGGCCGGGTGCTGCGTTTTATCCCGCCCCTGATCGTTGAGGCCGAAGACATCGATCTGCTCATCGACCGCCTGGTCGAGGTGCTGAACGGTTGCTGATGGGCTGGTTCTCGCTCCTGGCCCTGGCCACGGCCCTGGCCATGGACGCCTTTGCCGTGTCCATGGCCGCCGGAGCGCTCCTGCGGCCTGTTTCCCGGCGCCAACTGTTCCGACTTTCGTTCCATTTCGGCCTGTTCCAGGGACTGATGCCCATCGGCGGCTACCTGGCCGGACTGTCCATCGCCCGGTTTATCGCCCACTGGGATCACTGGATCGCTTTCGGGCTTCTGCTGATCATCGGCGGCCGGATGATCCTGGAAGCCCTGCGGCCCGGCGAGGACGAGGCCGCAACCACCGAT encodes:
- a CDS encoding manganese efflux pump MntP, giving the protein MGWFSLLALATALAMDAFAVSMAAGALLRPVSRRQLFRLSFHFGLFQGLMPIGGYLAGLSIARFIAHWDHWIAFGLLLIIGGRMILEALRPGEDEAATTDPSRGLTLVMLALATSIDAFAVGLTLALLSVTIWIPALVIGVVTSAWCVAGVLLGARFGSICGRKVEVLGGVILVGIGIKILFSHLCA